A genomic stretch from Plasmodium reichenowi strain SY57 chromosome 4, whole genome shotgun sequence includes:
- a CDS encoding hypothetical protein (conserved Plasmodium protein, unknown function): protein MDNGIYWRLKNNDMSLELIKYIEEDDIKNILNYEGLLQEIKSENFDLLKYLVKEENLMKILCYIIEESDESTDYDKSYKFPYKCHQIICCENKLIIDSIVYNDKVMKYFWGFLLNKKQLNEVLSGYFSRCAISIYNKNTKEVVNFLRAKKELYLKAFLYHFYSRNITELFKVLLFVKVPYLSIFDIKNIIFYILSNLNGDFVNHNYVTCDKEDNITCLIRDMFARKSEIYYFNYFLVDLSSQLSFTYLTKCIFSQSSSTISAAITIISDLIHYTVLAKSYNNIDFYECLDIYNKEREFRKKEIEHLRKKKQTDKRRRERGREREGGRERERRKKKKKKKKGIKRKENDDIIENDVIKRDMRNNILQHEDTNIEVMPTIESSYNKIMNNTKEGYQKEIDENQNMNNFESNVLKRMTRVDDHFLKQEREENVLQAEGDMNNLEGTNEEVVSEEKKHNDDHRICLPLNEANVENNNNNISGSSSTSSSSNKEMINSEDSLYNSLINKTYNLDDNEKTGKDHLEDVQDNKDNCFKNRNHKNDFPYNSFSHYENDYSYSYRKDEISLRSDDDNCDDNYSDENYSDENYSDENYSDENYGDENYSDENYGDENYSDDNYSDENYSDDIQNNNSLNYRKNNISSVSYAHLRNIKLEHVLNRMKRLASHKICFNLNNEESLPSKEETNNNNNNNNNNNNNNNNNNYYNNNNYNNNNYNNNNNNSNNVEDNRKEDTFHIFQKEEGDANIPIDKWIEYLDNSTFIDICFFSYIKDIMKLYIMNINKNKNKNILGFTTLEIIQLIKTLIKTKSKNILTEIIDEGFFDISIDIFFKYKWNNLLHISVCDLLQTIIFKENEYSYLLYYILALTTFLPKCLRYFDAVRRCRSIKNKKKKKKFESLIDCGYKAHLLHICQILSNKSLEIKWLSNFLVTVSGWNDIIIDELNHYSLYFNDMSYSDEKKNEDMELEDIENNHNHIINSNIMNNNNNNQHDHDKEKKKNYNNNNNDDDDDDHNFNNYSNVIDILFDENKNDFSTYDYNHFYKNESNNNEHLAVTSKYGFEDHPYEENINEHHNKEKMEIHIDEGDKNYDDNKKNDDNINHDDNINNDHNINNDDNINNDDNKNNDDNKNNDDNINNDHNKNNDHNINNDHNINNDNNKNFNYEELSIQNKDQDKTQPSTLDINMDDHFVNQNDKENNNEPVILSGEE, encoded by the coding sequence atggacAATGGTATATACTGGAGGTTAAAAAACAATGATATGTCTTTGGAactaataaaatatattgaagaagatgatataaaaaatatattaaattatgaaGGATTATTACAAGAAATAAAATCTGAGAATTTCGATttgttaaaatatttaGTTAAAGAAGAGAATctaatgaaaatattatgttatataatagaAGAGTCTGATGAAAGTACTGATTATgataaatcatataaatttcCTTATAAATGTCATCAAATTATATGTTgtgaaaataaattaattatagatagtattgtatataatgataaggttatgaaatatttttggGGGTTCCTATTAAATAAGAAACAATTAAATGAAGTTCTTTCAGGATATTTTAGTAGATGTGctatatctatatataataagaatacAAAAGAAgttgtaaattttttaagaGCAAAAAAAGagttatatttaaaagcatttctttatcatttttattcaaGAAATATAACAGAATTATTTaaagtattattatttgtcAAAGTTCCTTATTTATCCATATTTGATAttaagaatattattttttatatccttAGTAATTTAAACGGTGACTTTGTTAATCATAATTATGTTACATGTGATAAAGAAGATAATATTACTTGTTTAATTAGAGATATGTTTGCTAGGAAGTCGgagatatattattttaattattttctagTAGATCTATCATCACAATTATCCTTTACCTATTTAACAAAATGCATTTTTTCACAATCATCATCAACCATCTCAGCAGCTATAACTATAATATCGGATCTAATACATTATACTGTTTTAGCCAAGtcttataataacattgatttttatgaatgcttagatatttataataaagaaagagaatttagaaaaaaggaaattGAGCACTTGcggaaaaaaaaacaaaccgataaaagaagaagagAAAGAGGAAGAGAAAGAGAAGGGGGAAGAGAAAGAGAAAGAcggaaaaaaaaaaaaaaaaaaaaaaaaggaataaaaagaaaagagAATGATGATATTATTGAAAATGATGTTATAAAAAGAGATATGcgaaataatattttacaaCATGAGGATACTAATATAGAAGTAATGCCCACTATTGAAAGTAGTTATAATAAGATTATGAATAATACAAAAGAAGGATATCAGAAAGAAATAGATGAAAACCAGAATATGAACAATTTTGAAAGTAATGTTTTAAAACGTATGACAAGAGTTGAtgatcattttttaaaacaagAACGTGAAGAAAATGTGTTACAAGCTGAGGGAGATATGAACAACTTGGAGGGTACAAATGAAGAGGTTGTGTcagaagaaaaaaaacataatgATGATCATAGAATATGTTTACCGTTAAATGAAGCTAATgttgaaaataataataataatattagtggtagtagtagtactagtagtagtagtaataaAGAAATGATCAATTCAGAAGATTCCCTATATAATTCActcataaataaaacatacAATTTagatgataatgaaaaaacTGGGAAGGATCATTTAGAAGATGTTCAAGATAATAAGGACAattgttttaaaaatagGAACCACAAAAATGATTTTCCTTACAATTCCTTCAGCCATTATGAGAATGATTATTCGTATTCTTACAGAAAAGATGAAATATCCTTACGATctgatgatgataattgtgatgataattataGTGATGAAAATTATAGTGATGAAAATTATAGTGATGAAAATTATAGTGATGAAAATTATGGTGATGAAAATTATAGTGATGAAAATTATGGTGATGAAAATTATAGTGATGATAATTACAGTGATGAAAATTATAGTGATGACATACAAAACAATAACAGTTTAAATTATCggaaaaataatatttcgTCTGTGTCATATGCTCatttaagaaatataaaactCGAGCATGTACTTAATAGAATGAAACGGTTAGCTAGCCATAAAATTTGTTTCAACCTGAATAATGAAGAGAGTTTGCCCTCAAAAGAGGAAActaataacaacaataataataataataataataataacaacaacaataataataattattataacaataataattataacaataataattataacaataataataacaacagTAATAATGTTGAAGATAATAGAAAGGAAGATacttttcatatttttcaaaaagAAGAAGGTGATGCAAATATACCCATAGATAAATGGATTGAATATTTAGATAATAGCACTTTTATAgatatatgtttttttagttatataaaagatattatgaaattatatattatgaatattaataagaataagaataaaaatattctaGGATTTACAACATTAGAAATAATCcaattaataaaaacattaatTAAAACGAAATCAAAAAATATCTTAACAGAAATTATTGATGAAGgattttttgatatatctattgatatattttttaaatataaatggaataatttattacatatatctGTATGTGATTTATTACAAactattatatttaaagaaaatgaatattcatatttgttatattatattctaGCCTTAACAACTTTCCTTCCTAAATGTTTACGTTATTTTGATGCTGTTAGAAGATGTAGAagtattaaaaataaaaaaaaaaaaaaaaaatttgaaaGTCTTATAGATTGTGGTTATAAAGCACATCTATTACATATTTGCCAAATATTAAGTAATAAATCTTTAGAAATAAAATGGCTATCCAATTTCCTAGTTACTGTATCTGGATGgaatgatataataattgaCGAGTTAAACCATTATTCCCtatattttaatgataTGTCTTATTcagatgaaaaaaaaaatgaagacATGGAACTAGAAGATATAGAAAACAATCATAATCATATCattaatagtaatataatgaataataataataataatcaacATGATCatgataaagaaaaaaaaaaaaattataataataataataatgatgatgatgatgatgaccataattttaataattattctaATGTCATAGATATACTTTTcgatgaaaataaaaatgatttttctacatatgattataatcatttttataaaaatgaaagtAATAACAATGAACATTTAGCCGTAACGTCCAAATACGGCTTTGAAGATCACCCTTATGAGGAAAACATAAATGAACACCATAATAAAGAGAAGATGGAAATTCATATTGATGAAGgtgataaaaattatgatgataataaaaaaaatgatgataatataaatcatgatgataatataaataatgatcataatataaataatgatgataatataaataatgatgataataaaaataatgatgataataaaaataatgatgataatataaataatgatcataataaaaataatgatcataatataaataatgatcataatataaataatgataataataaaaattttaattatgaAGAGCTTTCTATTCAAAATAAAGACCAAGATAAAACACAACCATCCACACTAGACATAAATATGGATGATCATTTTGTTAATcaaaatgataaagaaaataataatgaacCTGTAATTTTATCTGGTGAAGAATAA
- a CDS encoding golgi organization and biogenesis factor, putative yields the protein MSVYIQLTHDLSGTVTAVTIGDWILGILKEKNIQEYEVFFKKFLHIYQKQDKDSECNNRSEIFSLLLSASDFVFETLVETKKNNKIKVIIDNKENVKSYNEFYKEVEEYFVILISILQLEFKSVEELNNATNNFIKAIKNYNEFPELRLKILQLLYNSFNVNFSFRFPTFIAILQFCSQNNIFHNMLPYIKFIDDWIKEWNISTREKRHIYLIISQELKKLKKYEESYEHLKKHIYYYDNEHKDILNHPNCINASIELIVVAININNNIYFHEIINLHSIQNLQYIPQHQPLFDLLLIFYKYTINEFLAFKNKHGSDFFNKYNIDLQTCEKKIYLLSIISLFNDHKVQNIQFISKQLNISVVQIENILVAAIGSGVIDAKIDQINQTVHMKTTILRNFDEENWKQLNNQITKYINNVQKILDLTKHANK from the coding sequence ATGTCCGTTTATATTCAGCTAACGCATGACCTGTCAGGTACGGTGACGGCTGTGACGATCGGGGATTGGATATTAGGAATATTGAAAGAGAAGAATATTCAAGAGTATGAagtattttttaaaaagtttTTGCATATTTATCAGAAGCAAGATAAAGATTCTGAATGTAATAATAGATCTGagattttttctttattgTTATCAGCAAGTGATTTTGTATTTGAGACTTTAGTAGAGActaaaaagaataataagataaaagtaataatagATAATAAAGAGAATGTGAAGAGTTATAATGAATTTTATAAAGAAGTTGAAgaatattttgtaatattaatatctATATTACAATTAGAATTTAAGAGTGTtgaagaattaaataatgctacaaataattttataaaggctataaaaaattataatgaatttCCAGAATTAcgtttaaaaatattacaattattatataattcttttaatgTAAATTTTTCCTTTCGTTTTCCAACATTTATTGCTATATTACAATTTTGTtcacaaaataatatatttcataatatgttaccatatattaaatttatagaTGATTGGATTAAAGAATGGAATATATCTACAAGAGAAAAaagacatatatatttaattatatcacaagaattaaaaaaattaaaaaaatatgagGAATCTTATgaacatttaaaaaaacatatatattattatgataatgaaCATAAAGATATTCTAAATCATCCAAATTGTATAAATGCTAGTATTGAACTAATTGTTGTTgctataaatattaataataatatttattttcatgaaattattaatttacATTCTATACAAAATTTACAATATATTCCTCAACATCAACCATTATTCGATTTAttacttatattttataaatatactaTTAATGAATTCTTAgcttttaaaaataaacatgGATCagatttttttaataaatataatattgattTACAAACatgtgaaaaaaaaatctatctattatctattatatcattatttaatgatCATAAAGtacaaaatatacaatTCATTTCAAAacaattaaatatatcCGTTGTAcaaatagaaaatattcTTGTAGCAGCTATAGGAAGTGGGGTTATCGATGCGAAAATTGATCAAATTAATCAAACCGTTCATATGAAAACTACCATACTCAGAAATTTTGATGAGGAAAATTGGAAACAACTCAATAACCAAATCACaaagtatataaataatgtacaaaaaatattggACCTTACCAAACATGCcaacaaataa